From the Triticum urartu cultivar G1812 chromosome 4, Tu2.1, whole genome shotgun sequence genome, the window ATTTTCTCAAAGCAGGTTCTACCAAGGGAATATCAGATTACTAGTTTGTGGTTCTACATAATGTTGCATGTGTCCATGGATTGAAAGCAGAAGATGCAAATAAACAGAACTAACAGGAACTAAACATATTATGACATGTAACACCTTATACAATATTAAATTCTTTTGTTTTCATTGCGGTAGACTCAACATATTAGGTTACATAGTAATATTAGGATTCACACTATAACTCAATACAAATTAAAGCTTCAGCAGAATCAGTGGTGAGAGAACTAAATCAAGAAGTAATCGGGTTGCAAGCAACACAATGGCTGGCAAAAGTTATCTTCTGAAAAGAAACAGAAACAAATGAAGATTAGGTTACATACTCGAAACGGATATTTGCTGAAGTCAACTGCACCATGCAAGTCCCGTGGTAATGTTACTTGCGAAGCCATATTATCGACTGGAACACATGACAGACGAGGTCCTTGGCTCCTTACTTGAGTAGGCGTGAGGAATACCTATCACATAGTCTCTATGTCTTGGTCAACAGTACTGCAGAAAAAAGTAGCACCAAGATATTCCAACCAACCTGTTCCTCGTGTTGAGCAATTGGCACCAAGTAAACCTGTGTTGCACTACCATACTCAAGGCACAATTCCTGAGGCTCCTCATGATTATTGTGCGCAAAATTGGAAATATAAGGACTGTCCAGTGCAAGCATGCTCCCTACACTGAAAGACAATGTTTAGCTTGCTATAACTTGACTTAAACAGTTGTAACTTGTATCGAGTGAAATGAACCTGAAAAGATTTGCAAGTGAAACCTGCTCTCCCCATAAAATAAATTTGATCTTCTCATCATCATTATCTACAAGCACAATCTGCTTTCTTTCTGTACATCCAAAAGGTTCCAAGGTCTCAATCTTCTCAATCCTGCAAGAAAGAAAGGGTGGGTTCTGAACCTTTCTCTAACAAAGTCGGCTTTTACAGTTCATCCAATTCAATTTTATTGCGAGTAGTAAATTTCTTCCTTTTTATTCTCACCACCAAAGGAGAGTCTTTTTTTATACCACAGAGCAAACATGTATTGACAGAGTTCTAATACCACTAAATGATGAATTCCCCTATACATGTTCACCAGTAAATCAAATGGCTTCGATGATCTGAGTGATTCTACATATAATACTTAGAAGGAAACTTCAGCTGTTGAGTCCTGTTCATGTCAATAGTGGAGAGCTGAGCACAAAAGAGCTAGCGAGCATTCAGATTAAGTTCGGTGCTATCTtcaccccaggctttacactttatgcttccggctcgtatgttgtgtggaattgtgagcggataacaatttcacacaggaaacagctatgaccatgattacgccaagctatttaggtgagactatagaatactcaagcttcaATCAAACCTGATCAAGTCTACAAGAAACTATACCAGCAAGCACTATCTAAAGAGATCGCTAATCAGAAGTGATAGATATCTTATTTTACCTGGCATAAAATGAGTATACAACATCATTTCTACTTTTCTCTTCCATCATGGAGGAGAAAGAATATGTGCAGAACTGTGCAGCAAGTAGCATGGCATCTTCATCTTGCTCCTATATAAAGCAAAGGTAAGCTCCTAGTGAAGAATGTGCATGGAAGTTGATCTCATAAGTGAAGATGGCATGGTTTCACATTATAACAGCTTAGGCTTAACTATTTTTCTATACAGAAGTGAAATATCACAGTTGATCTCATAAGTGGAGATGACATAGTTTCACATTATGATAAACTTTTTCTAATTTCTAGTCAACTATCAGGGTATGACCGTATGAAGAGTCATTTGAGGGATCAAAATGAAATATCGCAGTTGATCTCATAAGTAGAGACGGCGTGGTTTCACATTATGATAAACTTTTCCTGATTTCTAGTCAACTACCAGGGTATGAAGAGTCATTTAAGGGATCAAAATACAATTAAACAGCAGCATATAATCTGACAAGTTCCTTAATACAACCTAAAAACTTTGGATGGTCACCTCATCAAGTAATATCACCATGTATTCTGTTGGCAAAATACGAGCATGGCCAGATCCCTCAACAACAGCTGTGCGAAGACAACATCCTGTGAGCACAACTTCTCGACCCTTCTTCAAGATACAATGTTGTCCTATATAGTTGTAGTACCTGGCATGGAAGTTTGAGAGCCCGCATATAGATGAAAGTCAGGCCAATGAAAAATCAATCCTCGTCCATTCTACATTTCCTTTATGCATTTGTTACTGACTTTTACCATGATATCAGTCTAACAAAATGGAACATCAACTAAGCAATTAGTCAGACCTACCTTCGGTGTAGATACAGATCAATAGTGGATGTACTCCACATGTCTCCCAAGGTAAGCATGTATATATTTGTACCTATAAGAAAGACGCAAAATTGAGGAGGTGCCATCGAAAATGCAGATTAGAATTCATGTAACAAAATGACCGTTCAAATGGTAAATGCTTTAAAAATTATGGCATTTAATCACGGATAATGTTGAATGAATGGATATCACCAATTAATAATGGAAGTTGTGATAAATGGGAGGGGGCTGCTTTTATTCTTTTTCTGAATGGTCACTAGGAGGGAGATATTGCCCACCTAGATTTTCATTGAGACAAGAACCAGAGTTTACAGCTTATTATAGACCTTGATAGAAAGAAGAAATAAAGGTAATGGGGCCCAGAGGCAGGGCAAACCCACCAAGCATCGGCATAGTGCCAAAGGCCAGGAGGGATGTGGGCTCTCTAGAGGATTGCGTTGTTTCTGCAGATCACCCTTACGAGTGCCATTGATGGAGACAAGGGCAGGAACACCAACTCATTTCATGTGCTTCCAGAACTGCCAGCAGCCTGAAGGGGGTCCTGCTCTCATATTGGGCTTATGTTCACTTACTGAGACAGTTCTAGAGAAGTACTAGGTTACTAGCCTGCCGTCCTCTTTAGCAAAGATCTCTTTAAAGCTTAGATGTTCTAAAACCGATCAAGGAATTCCTAACACGCATATTTTGTTCACTGGATGAAGGAGATTACAAGGTGCTTAAGCATACCAGGAAGAACGAAAACATCGATGACGACTGCCTCAAGGACGCTCTTGGGAGAAAGGAAGTTCTTCTCATGGATGGAATCGATTGTGACAGTCCTGGGAAGCCTCCTTCTCTTACTCCTCGTGTTTAGAAGGCTAGTCACCTCAACCTTCGTCTTTGCGGTAAGAGATTTACGCTGCTCTGTCCATGACTATCAAAAGCAGCAAACGTTTAACCCTATAAGGCGTCCATACATTTCATGAAAACACAAAAGAAACCTCCAATCCAATTGGTAGAAGAAATGATGATAAAACAGTAAATACGATGTAAGCACATAGATTTGCGACATGTTCATATATGCGGAACAGCCAACAAGCAGGACTCATCAGTTGCCAATACCAAACCCTTTTAAACCAGAACGGGGAAGCTACAGAAGTGAGCAACTCAAGGTACCATAAACAGTAGCTGGTACTCAGCCGGCCACCACATCAACACCAagtaactactccctccgtcccgaattacttgtcgcaggtatggatgtatctagatgtattttagttctagatacatccatttctgcgacgagtaatttggaacggagggagtattatgcAGTACATCCTAACTGGTAACTATAAGGTGGATAGGGCACCGTTCGTTCCTAGCATACGGATGATGAGTATACGGCCAATTAGATCCACTTTTAGTTCACATAATTTTAATTTTGTGTATGTCCTGCGTAGTTGATTGTTAATTACCAATGCATTGTTCAAATCCTTCCATGAACTGGTGTGCTTGCTTTCAAATTGGAGCTAATTGAACAACACAATCCTAGAAAACAGCGCACACAAAACATAGATGATAACTAGAGAAAGAGCCATGTGCTATTACTGGCTACTGAAGGCTGGGTAAATGTACAGTGAACTTAACTGAGCGATTCAACGGAGACGCCGCCTAATCAGTAGAACATATAGAAATGGGGAGTGGTGGCGGCGAATCTGACAGACCTGGAAGAGGTCGGAGAGGAGGATGACGGCGGTGACGCCGCTGGAGTAGGCGCGGCAGGACTTGAGCACCTGCGCCACCGTCCACCCCCACGGAGGCCGCGCCGGCGCCGGCCCCGCGCCGGGGGACTCGCTGCCGTCGCCCCCGGACGAGGTGACGACGGAGATGGCGTAGTCGATGAACTCGAGGAAGGCGCCCCCGTCCGCGGAGGCGGAGGCGGTGACGGCGGCTGGCTCCATGGAACCCTGGGCCggggagaggggaggggaggtggGCGGGAAGACTCCGGAGATTGAAGACGAGCGCGGGGATTTCCGCCTGTGTCCGTGACGGGTGGGGCCGGGTCGCAGCCCAGCACCATTTTGGGCTATCGGTGGCATTTCCACTACTTTTTCAGTAAGAAAATGACGTCATAAATTGTTAAGAGCTTCTACTAAATGAATTTGGTTTTGAATTTGAAAATGTACACATTACTAGGACAACACCAACCCAACATACTCCGTTTTTTCATAAACTTCTTTCAAAAATTACTCCCTCCGTGTATAACACATTTTAGGTCACTAgcccctctgtaaactaatataactACACGTTTGAGGTCACTACTCCCtcctccctccgtaaactaatataactACACGTTTTAGGTcactactccctccgtaaactaatataagaccatttagatcactaaagtagtgaccTAAATGCTCTTATACATATTAGTTTATAGAGGGAGTACTTAATATCAGACGTACCTAAAACGTCTTATACAATATTAGTAGTTTACAAAGGTAGTAACATAGTACTCCAGTCTCCAGTTTTAGATTGGTTTTCACAATAGCTAGGGTTTTGCCGGAAATTTTCTCTCCAACTCCATAGTTCAGAACTTCAAATTCTAACTGGTTCGGCAGGTACATCTCAAACACATCATCAAGTCCGCTGATGGTGTTCCCCTCTTTTTCAAGAGGCTAGTGACGTTACCTGAACATATATCAGTGACAGGCATAATTAAGGGCTTTTTTTTTTTGCATTGCTCCCCAATCTCCAGTTAACTGCAACAACCAGATGAGATAACAAGATTGTGAAGTATAATAAAATCTCATCATGGGACAGTAGACAGAGATAACAACAGATTATTGTAAGCTGCGAGAATGAATCAATTTACGGTTACAACATCCTTAACAAGGCTCCCTCATCAACATCTTTTCTAGGAGGGAAGGAAGAGGTTCCCCCATAAACTCTAGGCAAATCTCCAGGCCTGAAGACTATCAACATTTATCCGACATCGATACGATACGAGGGGGGACCCGACAGCTTTGGGGAAAACTGGCAACTTAACAAGTAGTCaaattttatgtgcaaaaacCAAGAGAAAAGTAAGACGAGGAAAAGAAAACTGCTGCAGGCGGGCGATTTCTGCACTGTTCACAGAGACTGGTTGttgaagaagccatctatctcACAGGCGATTCCTGCTCACAGGAACTGAGCATCCATGGGTGAAGTGGTTCATGATCAGTGGTCTAAGGCGGATCTGATGGAAAGGGGCGGCACTTGCGCATTTCCTTTGGCTAGCAGCTCATGATTTATGAATAGGACGATGACAGTGATGTCGTCGTGGAAATGCCGGCGGACTTTCTTGTCGATCCTCATGAGGTCTGAGTACCGCATCTCACGCTTCCGCGCTGCTTCTTGGAGTGCTGCTTTTATGAGCCTTTTTGCGCTCCCCTGAACAAAGACAGAGTGTGCCAGTCATGATAGAGAAAAATTAATCCAAGCAGTTTTAACCATTTACCTACAGCTGAGAAATCAAAATCACCCTTGCAGCTATGCTGAGTGAGCCAACTTCGACTAGTTTGGTAAAACTACCATGTCAAACTGTCAACAGTGTCCAACGATTACTATTTTTTTGCAACAAAGTATACCCAAAATTACTTGGTAGCTTCACCCATGGCACACATATGCATCCAGTTTATGTCTGGAAATAGCAATAAATGCAAGCTTGTGGGACATCCAATATCCAGGGTATCAAACACAAATATATATACAGCCAAGAAAACAAGTGGCTAAAGAGACCTCAGTCAAGGTACTACAGCAAGTAATGAATCCCCAATGCTTGAAGAATAGCACAAAATTGCTGTTGCTTCCATGTAGGCAGTGACATTTTATTATTGGTATGGTCCTTGTGGACCTACACTAATACAGTAGAGAATTTACATAATTACAATAGCTATCATGACATGAATGATTGTGCCAGCAATACAGAAGGGAATGAGCCATAGGCACAGATAACTTTTTTATCTATCTAAGTGGGTGCAAAACATCATAGGAGATGCCTCAAACTTCCTATGGTAATAGGATGGTTCTAACTCAAAGCATTCAAGGGGAAACCCTTGACTTGGAAGTTTTGCCAGCTTGTGTAACTGTGAGAATCCAAAACCACTGACGCGGTCACACACCAGAAAATACTCCACGTCCAGCACGTTACCATCACCAGGAAACAACAATTATTAGTTTCATAGTGAGGACCCTGTTCTGTACTTAACTTAACTATTCATGCTGGTGTCGACAAAACATGAGAACATCATTTGGATTTCTAGTACACAAAATTCAGATTATAAATTCTCCTTTGCTTAGGTAAATGGAAGTATGAGAAAGCAGAACGCCATGATACACATTCAGTCTAATGAACATAATTAAAGTCATGGCATTTCACAGTTGGTCGATTTAAGATCAAAGCTAAAAGAAATATAAAGAGGAAAATGCTGTGTGGGATCTTACAGCGCGTTGATTGTTGTGAACAATCTCTACGGCTTCCTGGTTAGTCAAGTGCTCCCACAAGCCATCTGAGGCAAATATGACGAAACAGTCACTCGGTTCAAGGCTGTGCGAGACGATCGTTGGTTCGGCACTCATTATAGGTCTGCTGAATGGTTCAGAGACTCTGAACTTGGGTTTGATCCGGTCCGTGTTATACTTTGCGTCTTTCAGGTACGCATCACCGAGTGACCGCGACACCTGCATAACCAACCCACTACGTAAGCACCAACCAAACATACATATATATAGGCTGCAAACGAATTACGAATACAGCGACGCGAAACCAAACCCCTTAAAAGATTAAAACCAACCTGTATGATGCCCTTCACTCTCCAGACCCCATGCTTGAGCGCGACGATCTGCGGGTCATCGGGGTGCTGGGCCATGAGCTCC encodes:
- the LOC125552973 gene encoding uncharacterized protein LOC125552973, with protein sequence MEPAAVTASASADGGAFLEFIDYAISVVTSSGGDGSESPGAGPAPARPPWGWTVAQVLKSCRAYSSGVTAVILLSDLFQSWTEQRKSLTAKTKVEVTSLLNTRSKRRRLPRTVTIDSIHEKNFLSPKSVLEAVVIDVFVLPGTNIYMLTLGDMWSTSTIDLYLHRRYYNYIGQHCILKKGREVVLTGCCLRTAVVEGSGHARILPTEYMVILLDEEQDEDAMLLAAQFCTYSFSSMMEEKSRNDVVYSFYARIEKIETLEPFGCTERKQIVLVDNDDEKIKFILWGEQVSLANLFSVGSMLALDSPYISNFAHNNHEEPQELCLEYGSATQVYLVPIAQHEEQVFLTPTQVRSQGPRLSCVPVDNMASQVTLPRDLHGAVDFSKYPFRAYVSDLHGKMVGVSLFGTVRSVCKVSTSGTTFYLEIEDATGVVLTKLIFTGHWSLGRVGVGHMVYISGLTCSLNKINILEVSWSEKEPGSLFVNLSLLPALLNSTCLHNISLLSDLPHSANRTHICRVRLDHIDCDSLKLSLFHNLCGYVVDELPDGLQCSLCKVACQNGCTPGFQLHLTIADDSEKVFAWCVGQTAVEFLQISPDEYMELPEDEQAMYLFTLQNESFTVAIANTSKQVDGYAENAEALPVWEIARAQRCE